In the Advenella kashmirensis WT001 genome, one interval contains:
- a CDS encoding PadR family transcriptional regulator: MRKDKSPAHRQREHGRHRHDANFTRGRKFSSDDLQLMLLALLEKQPSHGYELVKELDSRSGGYWKPSPGMVYPALTYIQEIGYASVAVNSNKKSYALLPEGLAFLNEHRDQAEELLAMLVHLANKMKYIQGAMAADSDATGNDGWLPEFLAARLTLKRALLLKSGADPQEQKRIATILQNAIAQINQPCTPPR; this comes from the coding sequence ATGAGAAAAGACAAGTCGCCAGCGCATCGTCAGCGCGAACATGGCCGGCATCGCCACGACGCAAACTTTACTCGTGGCCGCAAATTTTCATCGGACGATCTGCAGCTTATGTTGCTGGCTTTGCTTGAAAAACAGCCCAGTCACGGTTATGAGCTTGTCAAGGAACTGGACAGCCGTTCCGGTGGGTACTGGAAGCCCAGCCCCGGCATGGTGTATCCAGCACTTACCTACATCCAGGAAATAGGCTATGCCTCGGTGGCGGTCAACAGCAATAAAAAATCCTATGCCTTGTTGCCCGAAGGTCTGGCATTTCTGAATGAACACCGTGACCAGGCAGAGGAACTGCTAGCCATGCTGGTGCATCTGGCCAACAAAATGAAGTACATCCAGGGCGCCATGGCCGCTGACAGCGATGCCACCGGCAATGACGGCTGGCTGCCAGAGTTTCTGGCCGCACGCCTGACCCTGAAGCGCGCATTGCTGCTTAAAAGCGGGGCCGATCCACAGGAGCAAAAGCGCATCGCCACGATTTTGCAAAACGCCATTGCGCAAATCAACCAGCCCTGTACACCGCCGCGATAA
- a CDS encoding superoxide dismutase, protein MSYTLPALPYAYDALEPNIDAQTMEIHYTKHHQTYINNLNAALEGANLPTPAVEELISDIDKLPESVRAAVRNNGGGHANHSLFWQVMSAEGGGQPDGKLATAIDTDLGGLEKFKEAFTKAAISRFGSGWAWLSVTPEKKLVVESTANQDSPLMTGNTPILGLDVWEHAYYLKYQNRRPEYIAAFYNVVNWPEVARRYEAALA, encoded by the coding sequence ATGTCTTATACCCTTCCCGCTTTACCTTACGCTTACGATGCACTCGAACCCAATATCGATGCACAAACGATGGAAATCCACTACACCAAACACCATCAGACATATATCAACAACCTGAATGCCGCGCTGGAAGGGGCAAACCTGCCCACGCCTGCTGTTGAGGAGTTGATTTCCGATATCGATAAATTGCCCGAATCCGTGCGCGCGGCGGTACGCAATAATGGGGGAGGCCATGCCAATCACAGCCTGTTCTGGCAAGTCATGTCGGCAGAGGGCGGCGGCCAGCCCGATGGCAAACTTGCCACAGCCATCGACACGGACCTGGGTGGTCTGGAAAAGTTCAAGGAAGCCTTCACCAAAGCCGCTATTTCCCGCTTCGGCAGCGGCTGGGCCTGGCTGAGCGTTACACCCGAAAAAAAACTGGTTGTTGAAAGCACCGCCAATCAGGACAGCCCACTGATGACGGGCAACACACCGATTCTGGGCCTGGATGTGTGGGAACACGCTTACTATCTGAAGTACCAGAACCGTCGACCCGAATACATTGCTGCGTTTTACAATGTGGTCAACTGGCCCGAGGTAGCGCGCCGCTATGAGGCTGCACTCGCCTGA
- a CDS encoding SDR family NAD(P)-dependent oxidoreductase → MNDTWLDITDRVVAVTGANGGIGRATVQALLENGAHVAMLDRQALPPGEVARLRANAKGECLSLACDVADDDQVAAAAETVSRQLGNCFALVNNAAVSVQGHLDAIDIADWRRQIDVNLTGYLRCARAFGRSMQARGEGAIVHIASIAGSNPQPFSGAYSTTKSAILMLSRQLAVEWGPQGVRSNAISPGLIRTPLSEPYYVDSHVREQRENAVPQRRIGMSEDIANVAVFLVSNRSAYVNGAEIVVDGGFAQSLMSHIPRPRRT, encoded by the coding sequence ATGAACGATACGTGGTTGGATATTACAGACAGGGTCGTAGCAGTCACCGGCGCAAATGGCGGTATCGGTCGAGCAACGGTGCAAGCGCTGCTTGAAAATGGCGCGCATGTCGCCATGCTCGATCGTCAGGCATTACCGCCTGGCGAAGTGGCCCGGTTGCGTGCCAATGCCAAGGGAGAATGCCTGTCGCTGGCCTGCGATGTGGCTGACGATGATCAGGTCGCTGCGGCTGCAGAAACCGTCAGCAGGCAATTGGGTAACTGTTTTGCACTGGTCAATAATGCAGCGGTGTCTGTGCAGGGGCATCTAGATGCGATTGATATCGCAGACTGGCGTCGTCAGATTGACGTCAACCTGACCGGCTATTTGCGCTGCGCTCGCGCCTTTGGCCGGTCCATGCAGGCCCGGGGCGAGGGCGCTATCGTTCATATTGCATCCATCGCTGGTTCAAACCCTCAGCCCTTCAGCGGGGCATACAGCACAACCAAATCGGCTATCCTGATGCTGTCCCGGCAATTGGCGGTTGAATGGGGGCCGCAGGGCGTACGCAGCAATGCGATCAGTCCGGGATTAATTCGCACACCTTTGAGCGAGCCTTACTATGTTGATTCACACGTGCGTGAGCAACGAGAAAACGCCGTGCCTCAACGTCGTATCGGCATGTCAGAAGATATTGCCAATGTGGCCGTCTTTCTTGTAAGCAATCGCTCAGCCTACGTTAACGGCGCAGAAATTGTGGTCGATGGCGGCTTTGCACAGTCGCTCATGAGTCATATTCCGCGACCTCGTCGCACCTGA
- a CDS encoding Bug family tripartite tricarboxylate transporter substrate binding protein, producing the protein MKFFRSTVLIGASVLAFTAATAHSQTANHYPDKPIKIVVPYSPGGFTDILARLLSQKLSEKLSQPVVVENKPGASTIIGAETVARARPDGYTLLMAVTTTLSTNPHLFGKLPYKVSDFKPVALAALTPFVLVANPSVPANNVRELIELTKKEPGKLSAATLGNGSSTHLVLSMLRAATNADILDVPYKGSSPAMSDLVAGHVDLFFDAITTSLPHIQAGRLKAIAMTSEKRSQAAPSIPTFVEAGTPDMLAYSWYGLLAPAGTPDAITNKLNAAVNEAIASEEISKKFKTEGAEARMMSATAFGELIEAHSKTWGTIIKSLGIRLD; encoded by the coding sequence ATGAAATTTTTTCGAAGTACCGTTCTGATCGGTGCATCTGTACTGGCCTTCACTGCCGCCACGGCACATTCGCAAACCGCCAACCACTACCCCGATAAACCGATAAAGATCGTCGTTCCCTATTCACCTGGCGGGTTCACCGATATTCTGGCACGCCTGTTATCCCAGAAGCTTTCCGAAAAGCTGTCGCAACCGGTAGTGGTCGAAAACAAACCAGGCGCCTCGACCATCATTGGCGCTGAAACGGTCGCCCGGGCCCGGCCTGACGGATATACGCTACTGATGGCCGTCACCACAACGCTGTCGACCAATCCACATTTGTTTGGCAAGCTGCCCTATAAAGTTTCTGACTTCAAGCCGGTTGCGCTTGCCGCCCTGACGCCGTTTGTGCTGGTTGCCAATCCATCTGTGCCGGCAAATAATGTACGGGAGCTCATTGAGCTGACCAAAAAGGAACCGGGAAAACTGTCAGCGGCGACGCTGGGTAATGGTTCTTCGACCCATCTGGTCCTGTCCATGCTGCGTGCGGCCACGAACGCCGATATTCTTGATGTTCCCTATAAAGGCTCGTCGCCAGCCATGTCCGATCTGGTGGCTGGGCATGTCGATCTTTTCTTTGATGCCATTACCACATCGCTGCCGCATATTCAGGCCGGTCGATTGAAGGCGATCGCCATGACATCGGAAAAGCGCTCGCAGGCAGCACCATCCATTCCGACTTTTGTTGAAGCGGGTACGCCAGACATGCTGGCCTATTCCTGGTACGGCTTGCTGGCGCCAGCAGGAACACCGGACGCCATTACGAACAAGCTGAATGCGGCCGTCAATGAAGCAATTGCTTCTGAAGAGATCAGCAAGAAGTTTAAGACAGAGGGTGCGGAGGCGCGCATGATGAGTGCTACGGCATTTGGCGAACTGATTGAAGCGCACTCCAAAACCTGGGGTACCATTATCAAGTCATTGGGCATACGCCTGGACTGA
- a CDS encoding PaaI family thioesterase, producing MPQAHGKAATCEIECGLHIGNRVGHVQGGILLGLAISTSLATVEHGWRMLEISANFIRPGTEGTLKASSRIVNQGRNLAHVTCDITTDTGRLVLQTQSTLIRK from the coding sequence ATGCCGCAAGCGCACGGCAAGGCAGCCACATGCGAGATCGAATGCGGCCTTCATATTGGCAATCGGGTTGGTCATGTACAGGGCGGGATACTGCTGGGGCTTGCGATCAGCACCAGCCTGGCTACTGTAGAGCACGGCTGGCGCATGCTGGAGATCAGCGCCAACTTCATTCGTCCAGGAACCGAGGGCACCTTGAAAGCAAGTAGTCGTATCGTTAACCAGGGCCGCAACCTTGCTCATGTCACATGCGATATTACGACTGACACGGGCCGATTGGTGCTTCAGACCCAATCGACCCTGATCAGGAAGTGA
- a CDS encoding PaaI family thioesterase, which translates to MHPTQTQTHSPSDAVTPDADVLRVLRALSLQRISGWHLPGYYLGITYESVGLDEATLTMDLDSNADRNGQPLPVALCILADVALAAAIRGEVGFATRLATVSARLTFTGKSATQRLAARSHTRFRSDANTIAIRNSSVAVFSGDTEICFAEANFAVLNRPADKPAQALPSPESLEQVEQMGINDLTDQENAFI; encoded by the coding sequence ATGCACCCGACTCAAACCCAGACTCACTCCCCCAGCGATGCAGTTACGCCTGACGCGGATGTATTGCGTGTATTGCGAGCCTTGAGTCTGCAGCGCATCAGCGGATGGCATCTTCCTGGCTACTATCTGGGTATTACCTATGAATCGGTGGGTCTTGACGAGGCAACGCTGACAATGGATCTGGATAGCAATGCGGACCGCAACGGCCAGCCGCTGCCGGTTGCTCTGTGCATTCTGGCCGATGTTGCGCTGGCGGCCGCCATTCGCGGAGAAGTGGGATTTGCGACCCGGCTGGCGACGGTCAGCGCCCGGCTCACGTTTACCGGTAAATCTGCAACACAGCGGCTTGCTGCCAGAAGCCATACCCGGTTTCGCTCGGACGCAAACACAATTGCAATCCGCAACAGCAGTGTGGCGGTCTTCTCCGGGGATACGGAAATATGTTTTGCGGAAGCCAATTTTGCCGTTCTGAATCGTCCGGCAGATAAACCTGCGCAAGCGCTGCCCAGTCCTGAGTCATTGGAACAAGTTGAGCAAATGGGTATCAATGATCTTACCGATCAGGAAAACGCGTTTATCTAA
- a CDS encoding carboxymuconolactone decarboxylase family protein, translating into MTDHSPEQEQIKAHFIAQRGYWRPWTQAILRHKPQFLDRYASYAGYPAQHGPLPGRLVELIYIALDSSATHLYPTGLRTHLDFARKAGVSAADVFDVLHIVATQGLSHVYDAVGILAQEAGLEPDAAMSVQQRERVLQHFQETPAFMETLAQLDPGYLDVLLDFIEEQNGQPASGGLTPTERRLIEVALAACFTGFNETMLRIRIRGALKMGISQAQLLQAIQLGAHLSLHGTALGANTFEESVQSGVSGNSAEK; encoded by the coding sequence ATGACCGACCATAGCCCCGAGCAGGAACAGATCAAAGCGCATTTCATTGCCCAGCGCGGCTACTGGAGACCCTGGACACAGGCCATCTTGCGCCACAAGCCGCAATTTCTGGACCGTTACGCGTCTTATGCGGGTTATCCGGCGCAGCATGGCCCGTTGCCCGGGCGCCTGGTTGAACTGATCTACATCGCCCTCGATAGCTCCGCAACCCATCTGTACCCGACAGGTCTGCGAACCCATCTGGATTTTGCCCGCAAGGCCGGGGTGAGCGCGGCAGACGTTTTTGATGTGCTGCATATCGTGGCTACCCAGGGACTGAGTCACGTCTATGACGCCGTGGGCATCCTTGCGCAGGAAGCCGGCCTTGAACCCGACGCGGCCATGTCCGTGCAACAGCGTGAGCGCGTGCTGCAGCACTTTCAGGAAACGCCTGCTTTCATGGAGACATTGGCGCAGCTGGACCCAGGGTATCTTGACGTATTGCTCGATTTTATTGAAGAGCAGAACGGCCAGCCAGCGTCGGGTGGTCTGACACCCACAGAGCGCCGGCTGATTGAAGTTGCCCTGGCCGCCTGCTTTACCGGTTTCAATGAAACGATGTTGCGCATTCGCATCCGGGGCGCGCTCAAAATGGGCATCAGCCAGGCTCAGTTGCTGCAAGCCATTCAGCTTGGGGCGCATTTATCCCTCCATGGTACCGCGTTGGGAGCCAATACATTCGAAGAGAGCGTTCAGTCCGGTGTGTCGGGCAATTCTGCAGAAAAATGA
- a CDS encoding Rossmann-fold NAD(P)-binding domain-containing protein, with amino-acid sequence MLHTVHETARRYAGQNAAHSSLTVLLPAHDQTDSWQQAGDIAAARMLIASLACELGPRAMRVNAIEMDLAAAPSELVPLLRFVAGPRAQFLTGQTIRAHAT; translated from the coding sequence ATGCTGCACACCGTTCATGAAACGGCACGGCGCTATGCCGGCCAGAACGCAGCGCATAGCAGCCTGACCGTACTCTTGCCGGCGCACGATCAGACCGATAGCTGGCAGCAGGCAGGAGACATCGCCGCTGCACGCATGCTGATCGCCAGCCTGGCCTGTGAACTGGGTCCGCGTGCCATGCGCGTTAACGCCATTGAAATGGATCTGGCTGCCGCTCCTTCCGAACTGGTGCCGCTGCTCAGGTTTGTGGCAGGCCCCCGTGCCCAGTTTCTCACTGGGCAGACTATTCGGGCGCATGCGACCTGA
- a CDS encoding acyl-CoA dehydrogenase family protein: protein MSHQEENLRPEEFAEAAAAAVGDVLGRGVRDTAKVLAAAGLFGVCAPESRGGLGLDLAFGVPVCEAAGSLQLHFPLVEQMVLAKAFADSDIAQALVDGEKIATIAWQGSLADKTASHAGYADTCDWILVADEEGASLLEAGSLLLQANGTMDPEYPQFDVDLANAVVKAHLSAAAFATLVDDALVLSAGFINGLSAEALTRTAQYTSTRVQFGRPLSAKQVVRHTLAHMKLLHESSTAALRRALLTNEFGMSRDVAPAFSGALGNAVFIIEKAIHLHGGMGFTWELPLHYSLREVRKIEAAFNNGRRLEGLGAQFIATV, encoded by the coding sequence ATGAGTCACCAGGAAGAAAATTTGCGCCCCGAAGAGTTTGCCGAAGCGGCTGCCGCTGCGGTCGGTGATGTGCTGGGTCGCGGTGTGCGCGATACCGCCAAGGTGCTGGCCGCTGCCGGCCTGTTTGGTGTGTGCGCCCCGGAGAGCCGGGGTGGCCTTGGCCTGGACCTGGCATTCGGTGTGCCGGTATGTGAGGCTGCCGGTTCCCTGCAATTGCACTTTCCTTTGGTGGAGCAAATGGTACTGGCAAAGGCCTTTGCCGATAGTGACATTGCGCAGGCACTGGTCGACGGTGAGAAAATCGCCACCATTGCCTGGCAGGGCAGCCTCGCAGATAAGACCGCAAGCCATGCCGGGTATGCTGACACGTGCGACTGGATTCTGGTCGCAGACGAAGAAGGAGCAAGCCTTCTTGAAGCCGGCTCGCTGCTCCTGCAGGCCAACGGGACGATGGATCCGGAGTACCCGCAATTTGACGTTGATCTGGCAAACGCTGTGGTCAAGGCGCACCTGTCTGCCGCCGCGTTCGCCACATTAGTGGACGATGCTCTGGTGCTGAGTGCCGGTTTTATCAACGGTCTGAGCGCCGAGGCCTTGACGCGAACAGCACAATATACGTCTACGCGCGTGCAGTTCGGACGCCCGCTATCGGCCAAACAGGTGGTGCGCCATACCCTGGCGCACATGAAGTTGCTGCATGAGTCCTCGACAGCTGCTCTGCGCCGGGCATTGCTCACAAATGAATTCGGTATGTCGCGCGATGTGGCCCCGGCCTTTTCGGGCGCGCTGGGCAATGCCGTATTTATTATCGAAAAAGCCATTCATCTGCACGGTGGCATGGGCTTTACCTGGGAGCTTCCCTTGCATTACTCCCTAAGGGAAGTGCGCAAGATCGAGGCGGCGTTCAATAACGGGCGCAGACTGGAAGGTCTGGGTGCACAGTTCATCGCAACGGTATAA
- a CDS encoding acyl-CoA dehydrogenase family protein, with amino-acid sequence MDFHANPLTAQPAIAPDAYRAHAREWLKNNLPAHMRADTLDYRSPTLAESSQWEAAMYRAGLAGMTWPVEYGGHGLTLREHLAVNKEIGALAMPESVSSIGKELAGPIIMTVGTEAQKKTFLPAILQMQNYWCQGFSEPDAGSDLVRLRTRATQEGDQWRINGQKIWTSGAAKAHYCLLLTRTGTVADKHRGLLMFAVPMDTPGIRVVPIRSIDNKESFAEVFFDDVIVPDSARLGAPDEGWNAAIRVLSIERATNRMYRPWRFECELRQLVQACQSDAQLAGRLTESYYQRRIGQLVCEIDGLKGLVEQSVDQLLAGAAIGARGSLTKLYWSNATRHSWHWRRKSSHRSGRPQARWRGVPASIFALPTCSRMPRLSTRARPKCNWTSSPSALCNCQRISDHESPGRKFAPRRVCRSGCRCGR; translated from the coding sequence ATGGATTTTCACGCCAACCCGCTGACCGCTCAGCCCGCTATCGCGCCGGACGCCTATCGTGCGCATGCCCGCGAATGGCTGAAAAACAACCTGCCTGCGCATATGCGGGCAGACACTCTGGATTACCGAAGCCCGACGCTGGCCGAATCGAGCCAATGGGAAGCGGCCATGTATCGCGCCGGCCTGGCCGGGATGACCTGGCCGGTGGAATATGGCGGTCACGGGCTCACCCTGCGCGAGCATCTGGCGGTCAACAAAGAAATTGGCGCGCTGGCCATGCCCGAGAGCGTGAGCTCAATCGGCAAGGAGCTTGCCGGCCCCATCATTATGACCGTGGGTACCGAAGCGCAGAAGAAGACCTTCCTTCCTGCCATTCTGCAAATGCAGAACTACTGGTGCCAGGGCTTTTCAGAGCCCGATGCCGGTTCCGATCTGGTGCGGTTACGAACCCGCGCAACACAGGAAGGCGACCAATGGCGGATCAACGGCCAGAAAATCTGGACCAGTGGCGCGGCAAAGGCGCATTACTGTCTTTTGCTGACGCGCACCGGAACGGTGGCCGACAAACATCGGGGCCTGCTTATGTTTGCGGTTCCCATGGATACGCCAGGGATTCGTGTCGTGCCAATCCGTTCCATCGACAACAAAGAATCATTCGCTGAAGTGTTTTTCGATGATGTTATCGTTCCCGACAGCGCAAGGCTGGGCGCACCCGATGAAGGCTGGAACGCTGCCATTCGCGTCCTGTCCATTGAACGAGCCACCAATCGCATGTATCGGCCTTGGCGGTTCGAGTGTGAATTGCGCCAACTGGTTCAGGCGTGCCAATCAGATGCGCAGCTTGCTGGCCGATTGACCGAGAGCTACTATCAGCGCCGCATTGGCCAGCTTGTGTGTGAAATCGACGGGCTCAAGGGACTGGTGGAGCAATCGGTCGACCAGCTGCTTGCCGGGGCCGCCATTGGTGCGCGCGGCTCGCTGACCAAACTATATTGGTCGAATGCCACCAGGCATTCATGGCACTGGCGCAGGAAATCGTCTCACAGGTCGGGCCGTCCTCAAGCCCGCTGGCGCGGCGTGCCCGCGAGCATTTTTGCACTGCCTACCTGTTCTCGCATGCCGAGACTATCTACGCGGGCACGACCGAAGTGCAATTGGACATCATCGCCCAGCGCATTATGCAACTGCCAAAGGATATCTGATCATGAGTCACCAGGAAGAAAATTTGCGCCCCGAAGAGTTTGCCGAAGCGGCTGCCGCTGCGGTCGGTGA
- a CDS encoding acetate--CoA ligase family protein, with amino-acid sequence MDTFIAPEPGAGLNAFFMARGIAIVGASDDITKIGGRPIYFLRKYGYGGTIYPVNPRGGTIQGLPAYTSVADLPQAPDMAVLAVPASAAVQALQDCAARGVRGVVVLSSGFAEAGPEGAVLQAQLVAIAREHGMRLLGPNCLGIISVAQGVIGSFSIILEQSMPEAGHMGIVSQSGNIGSYVVQNVASKGLGVSHFIATGNEADIDVADGIAALAEDAQTRLILCCMETCRDAGRLTRALDLARQKNKPVVVLKIGSTDQGQAAAASHTGALASSDAVIDAVFRRYGALRVDSIEALLELGHAASILLPGGLPKGNRVTVLAASGGFGIMMADATVKAGLALSTLNESTKERIRQVLPLAGVNNPVDATAQVSSRPEVLFGMLSALMEDDGADVTQIFLSLALYNPRLRSVYMEALRNIRASYPDRLLVVTSQGPADAVREINALGIPVFPGIDATAQGLAGLLRMAQLARLGAAPRYQDTVQSLEPSAFRNEYTAKKALAAAGICVQDEIVAASADEAVQAAQRMGFPVVLKIASADIAHKTEIGGVVLNLGNEQAVRDAYEQIMQAAATHAPAARLDGILVTPMAKEGIELIMGVSRDPVFGPVVMVGTGGIYAEILHDVAVQTAPVSEDEAHAMIRSLKLFPILDGARGQPRADVQAAAHTLARLSQFACRYACNVAEIDMNPVRILPEGQGAVVLDALLIPINPAV; translated from the coding sequence ATGGATACATTTATTGCGCCTGAGCCGGGCGCCGGACTGAACGCGTTCTTCATGGCCAGAGGGATCGCCATTGTCGGTGCGTCCGATGACATCACCAAAATCGGTGGCCGTCCCATTTATTTTTTGCGCAAGTATGGTTATGGGGGAACAATCTATCCGGTCAATCCGCGAGGCGGCACCATCCAGGGCCTGCCCGCCTATACCTCTGTGGCCGATCTGCCGCAGGCGCCAGATATGGCAGTGCTGGCGGTTCCGGCCTCGGCAGCCGTACAGGCGCTACAGGACTGTGCTGCGCGCGGGGTGCGCGGGGTAGTCGTATTGTCTTCCGGATTTGCCGAAGCGGGGCCCGAAGGCGCCGTACTACAGGCGCAACTGGTTGCCATCGCCAGAGAGCATGGCATGCGTTTGCTGGGGCCCAACTGCCTGGGCATCATTAGTGTGGCCCAGGGGGTGATCGGCTCATTTTCCATTATTCTTGAGCAGAGCATGCCAGAGGCCGGCCATATGGGCATTGTGTCCCAGTCCGGCAATATCGGCAGCTACGTCGTGCAGAACGTTGCCAGTAAGGGTTTGGGGGTCAGTCACTTTATCGCCACCGGCAACGAGGCGGACATTGACGTGGCCGATGGTATTGCCGCACTGGCCGAGGATGCGCAGACCCGCTTGATCCTGTGTTGCATGGAAACCTGCCGCGATGCCGGCAGATTAACCCGGGCGCTGGACCTGGCACGGCAAAAGAACAAACCGGTGGTGGTGCTGAAAATTGGCTCCACTGACCAGGGGCAGGCTGCCGCCGCATCGCATACCGGCGCGCTGGCCAGTTCCGATGCGGTCATTGACGCGGTCTTCCGGCGCTACGGCGCCTTGCGGGTTGACTCGATCGAAGCGCTGCTGGAACTGGGCCACGCCGCATCCATTTTGCTGCCCGGCGGCCTACCAAAAGGCAATCGGGTCACCGTGCTGGCAGCCTCCGGTGGTTTTGGCATCATGATGGCCGATGCTACCGTCAAAGCGGGGCTCGCGTTAAGCACGCTGAATGAATCCACCAAGGAGCGAATCCGGCAGGTACTGCCGCTGGCCGGTGTCAATAATCCGGTTGACGCGACCGCCCAGGTATCGTCGCGTCCCGAAGTCCTGTTTGGCATGTTGTCGGCGTTGATGGAAGATGATGGCGCTGACGTTACCCAGATCTTTCTGTCGCTGGCTCTATACAACCCCCGTTTGCGCAGCGTGTACATGGAAGCGCTGCGCAATATCCGCGCATCCTATCCGGATCGTCTGCTGGTCGTTACCAGTCAGGGACCTGCTGACGCAGTCAGGGAAATCAATGCGCTGGGCATTCCTGTGTTCCCAGGCATTGACGCCACGGCCCAGGGGCTGGCCGGTCTGCTGCGCATGGCGCAACTGGCCCGCCTGGGTGCGGCACCGCGTTACCAGGATACCGTGCAATCGCTGGAACCCAGCGCCTTTCGCAACGAATATACCGCCAAGAAAGCCCTGGCCGCAGCCGGAATTTGCGTGCAGGATGAAATTGTGGCTGCCAGCGCAGACGAAGCAGTACAGGCGGCACAGCGCATGGGTTTTCCGGTAGTCCTTAAAATTGCCTCCGCAGATATTGCCCACAAAACCGAGATCGGCGGCGTCGTCCTCAATCTTGGCAACGAGCAGGCCGTGCGCGACGCCTACGAGCAAATCATGCAGGCCGCGGCCACGCATGCACCTGCAGCCAGGCTCGACGGCATCCTGGTCACGCCGATGGCCAAGGAGGGCATCGAACTGATCATGGGGGTTTCCAGGGACCCGGTATTTGGCCCGGTCGTGATGGTGGGCACAGGCGGCATTTATGCTGAGATTTTGCATGACGTTGCCGTGCAAACCGCACCGGTTTCTGAAGACGAAGCACATGCGATGATACGGTCGCTCAAACTGTTCCCGATTCTGGATGGCGCACGCGGCCAGCCCAGGGCCGATGTCCAGGCTGCGGCGCATACACTGGCAAGGCTCTCGCAGTTTGCCTGCCGCTACGCATGCAATGTGGCCGAGATCGACATGAACCCGGTACGTATCCTTCCCGAAGGGCAGGGGGCCGTTGTGCTCGACGCGCTTCTGATTCCGATCAACCCTGCAGTATGA
- a CDS encoding flavin reductase family protein: MRIHLTNTGAITVLDAAEFRKLDVLIDPLAPEKLEQAISKIGRREDENHIRLSPAVLRFLADRAGDAQWESGFAQMMAYAAKAGWVDEHGDVRVHIERNEIDEVVTEVEFKAAMRALPAGISAVTTGSGEGVAGLIVSSLTSISAEPPLVGFFINESSSIVPALLANGRFVANVLGEAHRDVMSAFLCEKQGPARFSKGNWGSGLHDQPVLNDALASVECDIVNTQALGTHRMIVGKIRRSVSRQASPMINFNAGTHRLEPLPL; encoded by the coding sequence ATGCGCATTCATTTGACAAATACCGGTGCCATCACCGTGCTTGACGCTGCCGAGTTTCGCAAGCTTGATGTTCTGATCGATCCGCTAGCGCCCGAGAAGCTGGAACAGGCGATCTCGAAAATCGGTCGCCGAGAAGATGAAAATCATATCCGGCTGTCGCCGGCGGTGCTGCGGTTCCTGGCGGATCGGGCCGGCGATGCCCAATGGGAGTCCGGGTTTGCGCAAATGATGGCCTATGCGGCCAAGGCGGGTTGGGTGGATGAACACGGCGATGTGCGCGTGCATATCGAGCGCAACGAAATTGACGAGGTCGTGACCGAAGTTGAGTTCAAGGCCGCCATGCGTGCACTGCCTGCAGGCATCAGCGCCGTGACAACGGGCAGCGGAGAAGGCGTGGCCGGACTCATTGTATCGAGCCTGACGTCGATTTCGGCCGAACCGCCTCTGGTTGGCTTCTTTATCAATGAAAGCTCCTCGATCGTGCCCGCGTTGCTGGCCAACGGCCGCTTTGTCGCCAATGTGCTGGGCGAGGCGCATCGCGATGTGATGTCCGCCTTTCTGTGCGAGAAGCAGGGCCCGGCCCGTTTTTCCAAGGGCAACTGGGGCAGCGGTCTGCATGATCAGCCGGTTCTGAATGATGCACTGGCCAGCGTGGAGTGCGACATTGTCAACACCCAGGCGCTGGGCACCCATCGGATGATCGTAGGCAAAATCCGTCGTTCGGTCAGCCGGCAAGCCAGCCCGATGATCAATTTCAATGCCGGCACGCATCGGCTGGAGCCGCTGCCGCTCTAG